DNA from Drosophila gunungcola strain Sukarami chromosome 3L unlocalized genomic scaffold, Dgunungcola_SK_2 000002F, whole genome shotgun sequence:
CAGTTGAACAGAAAGGCCACAATAAAGGCCGTGATGAACATGATGTCCGTGCCGAGCAAGTTGTCCGTGGTCGACAGGCTGTTTTCCGGATCGCTGGCATCGATGGCGATGAACGTGAGTGCCGGCTGAGCGGATCGCACGGCGGCGGCACCGTCGCGCAGTGGATTTGGCGGCAGCAACGGattcggcggcggcggcagctgctGCGAGGTGGGCAGAGTTAAAAAGGCGGGCGGCAGCTCTCCGTTCAGCGACTTCTCCATCTGCACCTCCTCGTAGGTGGGCAGCTTGCCGTGAATCTCCGGCGGCAGTTGGGCAGTCAGCAAATCCGCCTGGCCCGGCAGCTGCACCTGCATCTGCATCGGGATCTGCATCTGGCCGGGATCAGGCGTGGCCAGGGCCAGCGTTGGCATCTGAGCCGGCAGAGCCATCTGCTGGCCCTGGCCCACGTTCGCCTCGTACGGCGGAGGGGCACTGAAGTCAGCCTTTGGCGGTCCCAACTGATCGTCCCCGGGCGAAGGCTGGTTGTTGTGCGGCATCACTGGAAATtgagaaataagaaaattggtgagtttaaaaaaacgtacaaaatattaactatttttcTTTGACAACTAAATGTGAACTTAATCGAAACACTtgatcaattttaatttgaatataatttttagaaCTTTTTTCGAGAATTTAATCAGGAccgtttttgaaaaatttgatCTTACACAAAAGTTATATCGCTTTTTGCATTTGTTCACCTTATTCATATAGTTTATAGTGTTTTTAGGCAGCTTTTCAGACTCAGCTGCTTTATATTTTCATGcaactctgaaatattaagATAAGTACATGCCGAACTTGTGTGCAAATTTGTTCATATCCAAAAAGAAAGTAAGCTTGTCGTTTAGTCTCGCTTTTATTAACGTTAATAGTTTACGCGTTGTTTAATAAAGTTAGgtgtataataaataaatgggcGGCTAGCTGCCAAAATTGCATTGCATTATAtctagttttctttttttctctctctgaGCAAACAGTTTTCGTTCGTTAATAC
Protein-coding regions in this window:
- the LOC128257996 gene encoding NEDD4 family-interacting protein 1-like; translation: MPHNNQPSPGDDQLGPPKADFSAPPPYEANVGQGQQMALPAQMPTLALATPDPGQMQIPMQMQVQLPGQADLLTAQLPPEIHGKLPTYEEVQMEKSLNGELPPAFLTLPTSQQLPPPPNPLLPPNPLRDGAAAVRSAQPALTFIAIDASDPENSLSTTDNLLGTDIMFITAFIVAFLFNWIGFLMLTCFCHTIAARYGALSGFGLSLAKWTLIVKHSTDLASHENSWLWWLICAFGFLISIRALIQYVSIKRSWRLLSASAQERLLFFY